A DNA window from Luteolibacter luteus contains the following coding sequences:
- a CDS encoding SbcC/MukB-like Walker B domain-containing protein has translation MRVHLSRIIAINWYGYRDFIDVSGLTLITGANGSGKSALLDLLQFVMLGESLSRFNKAAAGAGSGRTLRGYCLCDTNTVGKDGQERFLRPSGVTLAALEFVWPAGSDGSEPRHETWGARIEYEGPTAKPRTLWFCVPGRLQKDDFLAPQLLDDGLSFLSEDEFRVHVKRDLEGDVWDRQATYLEEMASRNHLGFDRVQMNKTLPNSMAFQPVESFEKFIREYLLEPGLPDVKAVRASVDAHRRAKDRLDTMHDQHQRLVRICEQHATYLETKREAALFGHLRDALVHEEKKEALEARRAKIEQLRQQNEEQRADHDAAITERNDLEQQLASVRLVAGNDSQIAHLAQNRSRFDEVQKEIEQLREASKTARQYLHDRTQHWKQWLKHAGELGIEEPDRAASWLKEMQGADEAPALDAATRMARIYHELASEGDDQLRPIEERIKELEARESRLKREIDDLVHKGSTAASPLLDALRSRGQKAVALGRVIEVKPEAEPWWPLLETLLGPNRQAVLPEDFTAAWDQAQRLGHIDEPLVDPSEVSAGKAKKGSVAEFFETSHGTAKAYLEQLYGDLVAVDKAKQLDKHPRALSKDGWLKDPPLRLHLTPSKEFTIGEEGLRRLRTLREEELEVVGEELTKLNRSRDDWKMWLHRGKQWNLDQADPPAGTSGLRDLPRLKKESQQLDETIRLLATPEREATVEKLRVLDKTFQGVIERIGRLAGSLSKFEQQEREQLDAIASATEEEETALQERRISREKVSHIRDTEIASNIESVLEQFAKWSQRIEAVGEVARTRRSDSEKARDHRDIERRALAEKHPDTAEFFDPADDENTRYDNRRRELEEHELERYRVEAEDAQRQWEDRLQHQVLDVLKEKLDEAERTKKELNKAMDHVIGGMRYQLSMRADRTHSAIWTLVDKGLNPSLELFAAGGKEDIEKAKQALMLAIENAEDPRHQKALDYRYYHHWDIQATPAGKGEGSAISLNKSAKKQSGGENQAPFFVAMLAAFQRVYDLGRKDLRRNLGLVVMDEAFSKLSGDRIDACLALARNFGLQLVMAFPEDRLPTMIQHAQTVVQARVERTYEEKTGNVTGIRNWCARVDRKRLIEALS, from the coding sequence ATGCGCGTTCACCTCAGCCGCATCATCGCCATCAATTGGTACGGTTACCGGGACTTCATCGATGTCTCCGGCCTGACGCTTATCACCGGTGCCAATGGCTCGGGAAAGAGCGCCCTCCTCGACCTGCTGCAGTTCGTGATGCTCGGCGAATCGCTGAGCCGCTTCAACAAGGCTGCTGCCGGTGCAGGCAGCGGACGCACGCTGCGTGGATACTGCCTTTGCGACACCAATACGGTCGGCAAGGACGGCCAGGAGCGCTTCCTGCGCCCCAGCGGCGTGACCTTGGCCGCGCTCGAGTTCGTCTGGCCTGCCGGTTCGGATGGCTCCGAGCCACGCCACGAAACATGGGGTGCCCGCATCGAATACGAAGGCCCCACAGCAAAGCCTCGCACACTCTGGTTCTGTGTGCCCGGCCGCCTTCAGAAGGACGATTTCCTTGCCCCGCAGTTGCTGGATGACGGCCTCTCCTTCCTCTCCGAGGATGAGTTCCGCGTCCACGTGAAGCGCGATCTGGAGGGCGATGTCTGGGATCGTCAGGCGACCTATCTGGAGGAGATGGCCTCGCGAAACCACCTCGGCTTCGACCGCGTCCAGATGAACAAGACGCTCCCGAACTCGATGGCCTTCCAGCCGGTCGAGAGCTTCGAGAAGTTCATCCGCGAATACCTGCTGGAGCCCGGCCTCCCCGATGTCAAGGCGGTGCGCGCCAGCGTGGATGCCCACCGTCGCGCGAAAGACCGGCTCGATACGATGCACGACCAGCACCAGCGTTTGGTGCGCATCTGCGAGCAGCACGCCACCTACCTTGAGACCAAGCGCGAGGCCGCCCTCTTCGGCCACTTGCGGGATGCGCTGGTCCACGAGGAAAAGAAGGAGGCTCTCGAAGCACGACGAGCGAAGATCGAGCAACTCCGCCAGCAGAACGAGGAGCAGCGCGCGGATCACGACGCCGCCATCACCGAGAGGAATGACCTCGAACAACAGCTTGCCTCGGTCCGTCTCGTCGCGGGCAATGACTCGCAGATCGCCCACCTCGCGCAGAATCGCTCGCGCTTCGATGAAGTGCAGAAGGAGATCGAACAGCTCCGCGAGGCATCGAAGACCGCTCGGCAATATCTTCACGACCGCACCCAGCACTGGAAGCAGTGGCTGAAGCACGCAGGGGAACTCGGCATCGAGGAACCGGACCGTGCCGCCAGCTGGCTGAAGGAAATGCAGGGAGCCGACGAAGCACCCGCACTCGATGCGGCCACGCGGATGGCGCGGATCTATCACGAACTCGCCAGCGAGGGTGACGACCAGCTGCGCCCGATCGAGGAACGCATCAAGGAACTGGAAGCCCGTGAATCCCGCCTGAAGCGCGAGATCGATGACCTCGTGCACAAGGGCAGCACCGCCGCATCGCCACTGTTGGATGCGCTGCGCTCACGCGGACAGAAGGCAGTGGCACTCGGTCGGGTGATCGAGGTGAAGCCCGAAGCCGAACCGTGGTGGCCGCTCTTGGAAACCCTGCTTGGCCCGAACCGCCAAGCCGTGCTGCCGGAAGATTTCACCGCCGCATGGGACCAAGCCCAGCGGCTGGGCCACATCGATGAGCCACTCGTCGATCCATCCGAGGTTTCTGCGGGCAAGGCGAAGAAAGGCAGTGTCGCCGAGTTCTTCGAAACCAGCCACGGCACCGCGAAGGCTTACCTGGAACAGCTTTATGGGGATCTCGTGGCGGTCGACAAAGCCAAGCAACTCGACAAGCACCCGCGCGCGCTCTCCAAGGACGGTTGGCTGAAAGACCCACCGCTCCGTCTCCACCTCACACCATCGAAAGAATTCACGATCGGCGAGGAAGGACTCCGCCGCCTGAGAACGCTCCGCGAAGAAGAACTCGAAGTCGTGGGCGAGGAGCTCACGAAGCTCAACCGTTCCCGGGACGATTGGAAGATGTGGCTTCATCGCGGCAAGCAGTGGAATCTCGATCAAGCCGATCCGCCTGCGGGCACTTCCGGCCTGCGCGACTTGCCACGACTCAAGAAAGAGTCGCAGCAGCTCGATGAAACCATCCGTCTGCTCGCCACTCCCGAGCGCGAGGCGACGGTCGAAAAGCTGCGAGTGCTCGACAAGACCTTCCAAGGCGTGATCGAACGCATCGGCCGGTTGGCAGGTTCCCTCTCGAAGTTCGAGCAGCAGGAGCGCGAGCAACTCGACGCCATCGCCAGCGCCACCGAGGAGGAAGAAACAGCACTTCAGGAGCGTCGGATCAGCCGCGAGAAGGTTTCACACATCCGCGATACGGAGATCGCCAGCAACATCGAGTCGGTTCTCGAACAGTTTGCCAAGTGGTCGCAGCGCATCGAGGCCGTGGGCGAGGTCGCCCGCACCCGCCGCAGCGATTCGGAGAAAGCACGAGATCACCGGGACATCGAACGCCGAGCCCTTGCGGAGAAGCATCCGGACACGGCCGAGTTCTTCGATCCTGCCGACGACGAGAACACCCGCTACGACAACCGCCGCCGCGAGCTGGAAGAGCACGAGCTCGAGCGCTACCGCGTGGAAGCCGAGGACGCCCAGCGCCAGTGGGAAGATCGCCTCCAGCACCAGGTGCTCGATGTTCTCAAGGAGAAGCTCGATGAAGCCGAGCGCACCAAGAAGGAGCTGAACAAGGCCATGGACCACGTCATCGGCGGCATGCGCTATCAACTCTCCATGCGCGCCGACCGCACCCACAGCGCCATCTGGACGCTGGTGGACAAGGGCCTGAATCCCTCCCTCGAACTCTTCGCCGCAGGCGGCAAGGAAGACATCGAGAAAGCGAAACAGGCATTGATGCTGGCGATCGAGAACGCGGAAGACCCGCGCCACCAGAAAGCGCTCGATTACCGCTACTATCACCACTGGGACATCCAGGCCACGCCCGCAGGCAAGGGCGAAGGCTCCGCGATCTCCCTCAACAAGAGCGCGAAGAAACAGAGCGGCGGCGAAAACCAGGCACCCTTCTTCGTCGCGATGCTCGCCGCCTTCCAGCGC
- a CDS encoding DUF4194 domain-containing protein translates to MNDHDPHWPRFWPDVPDSDRAPMREILAELLSRGTLLGTEGSGRDLFLLARDHYQNHITDYLAPLGLELIVDDDFYLLQARPRPEACLLLAQFTKDETLLLLVLWRTWDDHRNTQAAQAVVITVDDLWQRFKATFENIEPPEKTHLEQLLARMKRHRLIRTHKTDPNAPVGEMLIEILPSLARTIPFDSIEAWNARVALYQPAPAETPA, encoded by the coding sequence ATGAACGATCACGATCCCCATTGGCCACGCTTCTGGCCGGATGTTCCCGATTCCGACCGGGCACCGATGCGCGAGATCCTCGCCGAGCTCTTGAGCCGGGGCACCTTGCTTGGCACGGAGGGCAGCGGCAGGGACCTGTTCCTCCTCGCGCGGGATCATTACCAGAATCACATCACGGATTACCTCGCACCACTCGGCCTGGAGCTCATCGTGGATGACGATTTCTACCTGCTTCAGGCACGCCCACGCCCGGAAGCCTGCCTCCTGCTTGCACAGTTCACGAAGGACGAGACGCTTCTCCTTCTCGTACTCTGGCGCACCTGGGATGACCACCGGAACACCCAGGCCGCCCAAGCGGTGGTCATCACCGTCGACGACCTCTGGCAGCGCTTTAAGGCAACCTTCGAGAACATCGAGCCGCCTGAAAAGACTCACCTCGAGCAATTGCTGGCACGCATGAAGCGGCATCGCCTGATCCGCACGCATAAGACCGATCCGAATGCGCCGGTAGGCGAAATGCTGATCGAGATCCTGCCCAGCCTCGCGCGGACGATCCCTTTCGATTCCATCGAAGCTTGGAACGCCCGCGTCGCGCTTTATCAGCCCGCCCCCGCCGAGACTCCCGCTTAA
- a CDS encoding Wadjet anti-phage system protein JetA family protein translates to MPLDSLSHRLLGSVSRDFFRPLSRPSAALYIDCADQIADAAGDAGRIQQAEAVALVRDTLSSHPDIQLADDEGGSLRDARQKAGQIFNRLCDAGWLEDQQLGLHERWALVSPGLRPLLRLLRELAEDEIAELTTFADTVRGVCETLERPESLEPRTRTPDELRATVTDLNSRLENAVIQLHGVEKLISVFDQRQRASESPAETLRLLYAEFGSGQHMVCYDALRRNGLLPRLQAARTKVADLRDQPMVKERLAEGLSTHYGWSSEESYLRAERALRDLERRLASIRLVADAIDARMAGFNRLSQQRYNYQTELRGRRPEIVKSYCDAINAAHMGAKLGSMRDAAPDFAPLVPEMRCFYGVESLARVRRLRAAADLSFDLDDDAADDEEDTLAALRERQRLALTPQRAARLVARLMDEVAAVAGTDTVESASIDDLLDLLATAAYDHATMADGRVVRWTVDGPRREQGMEPDTIPQDEQCGWNIERFTITRQA, encoded by the coding sequence ATGCCGCTCGATTCACTCAGCCACCGTCTCCTTGGTTCCGTCTCGCGGGACTTCTTCCGGCCGCTTTCGCGGCCCTCGGCGGCGCTCTATATCGACTGCGCGGACCAGATCGCAGATGCCGCTGGCGATGCGGGCCGGATCCAGCAAGCGGAGGCCGTTGCCCTCGTCCGCGACACCCTCTCCTCGCATCCCGACATCCAGCTCGCCGATGACGAAGGCGGCTCCCTGAGGGATGCGCGACAAAAGGCGGGACAGATTTTCAATCGCCTCTGCGATGCCGGCTGGCTCGAAGACCAGCAGCTTGGCCTGCACGAACGCTGGGCCCTCGTTTCGCCCGGACTCCGTCCGCTGCTGCGCCTGCTGCGCGAGCTGGCGGAAGATGAAATCGCGGAGCTCACCACCTTCGCGGATACCGTGCGCGGCGTCTGCGAAACCTTGGAGCGCCCCGAGTCGCTCGAACCTCGCACCCGCACGCCGGATGAGCTCCGCGCGACGGTGACCGACTTGAACAGCCGGCTCGAGAACGCGGTGATCCAGCTTCATGGCGTCGAAAAGCTGATCTCGGTCTTCGACCAGCGCCAGCGGGCCAGTGAATCTCCCGCGGAGACGCTGCGCTTGCTCTATGCGGAGTTCGGCTCGGGCCAGCACATGGTCTGCTACGATGCCCTTCGTAGAAACGGCCTGCTACCTCGCCTGCAAGCAGCCCGCACCAAGGTGGCCGACCTGCGCGACCAGCCAATGGTGAAGGAGCGTCTGGCCGAGGGGCTTTCCACCCACTACGGCTGGTCATCCGAGGAGTCCTACCTGCGGGCCGAAAGGGCGTTGCGCGATCTCGAGCGGCGCCTCGCATCGATCCGCCTCGTCGCCGATGCCATCGATGCCCGCATGGCAGGCTTCAACCGCCTTTCCCAGCAGCGCTACAATTACCAAACCGAGCTGCGCGGCCGCCGTCCTGAAATCGTGAAGTCGTATTGCGATGCGATCAATGCGGCTCACATGGGCGCGAAGCTCGGCTCAATGCGGGATGCAGCACCTGATTTCGCACCCTTGGTTCCGGAGATGCGCTGCTTCTACGGCGTCGAGTCCTTGGCACGGGTCCGCCGCCTTCGCGCTGCCGCCGATCTCTCCTTCGATCTTGATGACGATGCGGCGGATGACGAGGAAGACACCCTCGCAGCCCTTCGCGAACGCCAGCGTCTGGCGCTCACACCGCAGCGGGCAGCCCGTCTGGTTGCCCGGCTCATGGATGAGGTCGCCGCTGTGGCAGGAACGGACACTGTCGAATCAGCGTCGATCGATGATCTCCTCGATCTCCTCGCCACCGCCGCCTATGACCACGCTACCATGGCAGATGGCCGCGTGGTGCGTTGGACCGTGGATGGCCCGCGCCGTGAACAAGGCATGGAGCCGGACACGATCCCTCAGGACGAACAGTGCGGCTGGAACATCGAGCGCTTCACCATCACCCGCCAAGCATGA
- a CDS encoding ThuA domain-containing protein — protein MQKTSRSLVLALACAGAASIAFMTQSPGEPAKAGETAKKKIVFVAGRASHGPGEHEHRAGCMLLADQINKSGLPVEAVVVTDGWPQDESVFDGAAAVVMYADGGGGHPAMQHLAKLKEIANTGAGIGCIHYAVEVPKGEGGQTFLDLIGGYFETDWSVNPHWDGNFKPAKHEISRGIDNFKIRDEWYYHMRFQDKMKGVTPILTDLPPKDSLSRPDGAHEGNPEVRAAVLERKEPQHVMWAYERTPEFGKGRAFGFTGGHFHKNWQHDDHRGIVLNAIAWIANVEVPAKGVASKTPTEDEMKANLDKK, from the coding sequence ATGCAAAAAACCTCTCGTTCCCTGGTCCTGGCGCTTGCCTGCGCAGGAGCCGCCTCCATCGCCTTCATGACCCAAAGCCCCGGCGAGCCCGCCAAGGCTGGCGAAACGGCAAAGAAGAAGATCGTTTTCGTGGCCGGTCGCGCCAGCCATGGCCCGGGTGAGCATGAGCACCGCGCCGGCTGCATGCTGCTGGCTGACCAGATCAACAAGAGCGGCCTGCCAGTGGAGGCCGTGGTCGTCACCGATGGCTGGCCGCAGGACGAGAGCGTCTTCGATGGAGCGGCCGCAGTGGTGATGTATGCGGATGGCGGCGGGGGTCACCCGGCCATGCAGCATCTCGCCAAGCTGAAGGAAATCGCGAACACGGGCGCCGGCATCGGCTGTATCCATTATGCTGTGGAAGTGCCCAAGGGCGAAGGCGGCCAGACCTTCCTCGACCTGATCGGCGGCTACTTCGAGACCGATTGGTCCGTGAACCCGCACTGGGATGGAAATTTCAAGCCCGCCAAGCACGAGATCAGCCGCGGTATCGATAACTTCAAGATCCGGGACGAGTGGTACTACCACATGCGTTTCCAAGACAAGATGAAGGGCGTAACCCCCATCCTCACCGACCTGCCGCCGAAGGACTCCCTCAGTCGTCCGGACGGTGCCCATGAGGGGAATCCGGAAGTTCGTGCCGCAGTGCTGGAGCGCAAGGAACCCCAGCACGTGATGTGGGCCTACGAGCGCACTCCGGAGTTCGGCAAGGGCCGCGCCTTCGGCTTCACCGGAGGGCATTTCCACAAGAACTGGCAGCATGACGACCACCGCGGCATCGTGTTGAACGCCATCGCGTGGATCGCCAATGTCGAGGTTCCGGCCAAGGGAGTGGCGTCGAAAACCCCGACGGAAGATGAAATGAAGGCGAATCTGGACAAAAAGTAG
- a CDS encoding rhodanese-like domain-containing protein: MAAKPTTPASAPAPKTGKLTVMPLETFFPKQQSGSVLVFDARPGFVSAFGKIPGAISWPRGDFEKHLSDHEPQIREAKTSGKTVVIYCTDLACPDARAVAEKLVARGHDISILEGGYATWKEAGMPTE, translated from the coding sequence GTGGCTGCAAAGCCAACCACTCCGGCTTCCGCTCCCGCCCCGAAAACCGGCAAGCTGACGGTTATGCCGCTCGAAACCTTCTTCCCGAAGCAGCAATCCGGCAGCGTTCTCGTTTTTGACGCCCGCCCCGGCTTTGTCTCTGCCTTCGGCAAGATCCCGGGTGCCATCTCTTGGCCGCGGGGCGACTTCGAAAAACACCTTTCCGACCACGAACCCCAGATCCGCGAGGCAAAGACCTCCGGAAAAACCGTGGTGATCTATTGCACCGACCTCGCCTGCCCGGACGCCCGGGCCGTGGCGGAGAAGCTGGTCGCGCGCGGCCACGATATCTCGATTCTCGAAGGCGGCTACGCGACTTGGAAGGAAGCGGGCATGCCTACCGAGTGA
- the groL gene encoding chaperonin GroEL (60 kDa chaperone family; promotes refolding of misfolded polypeptides especially under stressful conditions; forms two stacked rings of heptamers to form a barrel-shaped 14mer; ends can be capped by GroES; misfolded proteins enter the barrel where they are refolded when GroES binds), which yields MMAKQLQFDESARQALLRGVEKLARAVKATLGPAGRNVILDKKFGSPTITKDGVSVAKEIELECPYENMGAQLIREVSSKTSDIAGDGTTTATVLAEAIYKEGLRNVTAGANPISLQRGIMKATEAIVAQLKAISKDVNDTKEIAQVATVSANWDSEIGRIIAEAMDKVGKDGTITVEEAKGIETNLDVVEGMQFDKGYLSPYFVTNAETMEVSLDNAYLLINEKKISSLKDMLPLLEKVAKTGRPLLIIAEDVEGEALATLVVNKLRGILHIAAVKAPGFGDRRKAMLEDLAILTGGKVITEDLGIKLESVELADLGSAKRVTITKENTTIVEGAGSSDSISGRVSQIRRQIEDTTSDYDREKLQERLAKLAGGVAVINVGAATETEMKEKKARVEDALHATRAAVEEGIVPGGGTALIRAQAAVGDLGLSGDEKTGAGIVARAIEAPLRQLAANAGREGALIVERVKNGAEGYNVATDKYEDLIASGVVDPTKVTRSALQNAASIAGLLLTTEALITEIKEEKPAAGGHGHDHGMGDF from the coding sequence ATCATGGCCAAACAATTGCAATTCGACGAATCCGCCCGCCAGGCCCTGCTCCGCGGCGTGGAGAAGCTCGCCCGTGCCGTCAAGGCGACCCTCGGCCCGGCCGGCCGCAATGTCATCCTCGACAAGAAGTTCGGTTCCCCGACGATCACCAAGGACGGTGTCTCCGTCGCCAAGGAAATCGAACTGGAGTGCCCCTATGAAAACATGGGCGCACAGCTGATCCGCGAAGTGTCCTCCAAGACCTCCGACATCGCCGGTGACGGCACCACCACGGCGACCGTGCTTGCCGAGGCCATCTACAAGGAAGGCCTCCGCAACGTGACCGCCGGTGCCAACCCGATCTCCCTGCAGCGCGGCATCATGAAGGCCACCGAGGCCATCGTGGCTCAACTCAAGGCCATCTCCAAGGACGTCAACGACACCAAGGAAATCGCCCAGGTCGCCACCGTCTCCGCCAACTGGGATTCCGAGATCGGCCGCATCATCGCTGAGGCGATGGACAAGGTTGGCAAGGACGGCACCATCACCGTGGAAGAAGCCAAGGGCATCGAAACCAACCTCGACGTCGTCGAAGGCATGCAGTTCGACAAGGGCTACCTCTCCCCGTACTTCGTGACCAACGCGGAGACGATGGAAGTGTCCCTCGACAACGCTTACCTCCTGATCAACGAGAAGAAGATCTCGTCCCTCAAGGACATGCTTCCGCTGCTCGAGAAGGTGGCCAAGACCGGCCGCCCCCTCCTCATCATCGCGGAAGACGTGGAAGGCGAAGCCCTTGCCACCCTCGTGGTGAACAAGCTGCGCGGCATCCTGCACATCGCAGCCGTGAAGGCTCCTGGCTTCGGCGATCGCCGCAAGGCCATGCTGGAAGACCTCGCCATCCTCACCGGCGGCAAGGTCATCACCGAAGACCTCGGCATCAAGCTGGAGTCCGTCGAGCTGGCTGACCTCGGTTCCGCCAAGCGCGTCACCATCACCAAGGAAAACACCACCATCGTCGAAGGCGCTGGTTCCAGCGACTCCATCAGCGGCCGCGTGAGCCAGATCCGCCGCCAGATCGAAGACACCACCAGCGACTACGATCGCGAGAAGCTCCAGGAGCGCCTCGCCAAGCTCGCCGGTGGCGTGGCCGTCATCAACGTCGGTGCTGCTACCGAAACCGAGATGAAGGAAAAGAAGGCCCGCGTGGAAGACGCCCTTCACGCCACCCGCGCTGCGGTGGAAGAAGGTATCGTTCCTGGCGGTGGTACCGCTCTGATCCGCGCTCAGGCCGCCGTGGGTGACCTCGGCCTCTCCGGCGACGAGAAGACCGGTGCTGGCATCGTGGCTCGCGCCATCGAAGCCCCGCTCCGCCAGCTGGCTGCCAACGCCGGCCGCGAAGGCGCACTCATCGTCGAGCGCGTCAAGAACGGTGCTGAAGGCTACAACGTCGCGACCGACAAGTACGAAGACCTCATCGCTTCGGGCGTTGTCGATCCGACCAAGGTGACCCGCTCCGCCCTGCAGAATGCCGCGTCCATCGCCGGCCTCCTGCTCACCACGGAAGCCCTGATCACCGAGATCAAGGAAGAGAAGCCCGCTGCCGGTGGCCACGGCCACGATCACGGCATGGGCGACTTCTAA
- a CDS encoding co-chaperone GroES, producing the protein MASIKPLGQRVLVKRLDAEAISAGGIVLPDTAKEKPQEAEVLSLGTGGKDEDGKTIEFTVKVGDKVLISKYGGTEVKIDGQEVLIISESDILGIVA; encoded by the coding sequence ATGGCCAGCATCAAACCACTCGGTCAACGCGTGCTCGTGAAGCGACTCGACGCCGAAGCCATCAGCGCCGGCGGCATCGTTCTTCCTGACACCGCGAAGGAAAAGCCCCAGGAAGCTGAAGTCCTCAGCCTCGGCACCGGCGGCAAGGATGAAGATGGCAAGACCATCGAGTTCACCGTGAAGGTGGGCGACAAGGTCCTCATCTCCAAGTACGGCGGTACCGAAGTGAAGATCGACGGCCAGGAAGTGCTGATCATTTCCGAGTCCGACATCCTCGGCATCGTTGCCTGA
- the dnaK gene encoding molecular chaperone DnaK, which translates to MSKILGIDLGTTNSCMAVMEGGEAIVLENSEGARTTPSIVAFTKSGERVIGQAAKRQAVTNPKNTIFSAKRLIGRKFSELSEADKKMPYTIVAAANGDAHIEVEVAGEKKTYSPQEIAAMVLGKLKADAEAKLGETITDAVITVPAYFNDSQRNATKAAGEIAGLNVRRIINEPTAAALAYGLDKKSDEKIAVYDLGGGTFDISVLEIGDGVFEVLATDGDTQLGGDDWDNALIVWIVGEFKKDQGIDLSSQPDALQRIKEEAEKAKIALSSSQSYDISLPFITADQTGPKHIQLTLTRAKLEQLTDSLFERTKKPVRDCLKEAGVSAANVDELVLVGGMTRMPKVIEVAKELAGKEPHRGVNPDEVVAIGASIQGGVLKGDVKDVLLLDVTPLTLSIETEGSRATPMIERNTTIPAKKSQVFSTASDNQPAVDIRISQGERPMFNDNKLLGNFKLEGIAPARRGEPQIEVTFDIDANGILHVSAKDKQSGSEKKISIQGSSGLSKEEIEKAKQEAESHAEEDRKRVEIVDTKNKAENLVFQVEKQLSELPAEAPAELKSGIQAKVDAVKDAMKNDDLDAIKSSTSALEAALQDLYNAAQQAQASMGGNPGAGGGDVDVQPGDAGQSSEPRQAKGKVVEAEVVDK; encoded by the coding sequence ATGTCCAAGATTCTCGGTATCGACCTCGGCACGACGAACTCCTGTATGGCTGTCATGGAAGGCGGCGAGGCCATTGTGCTCGAAAACTCCGAAGGAGCACGCACCACCCCGTCCATCGTCGCTTTCACGAAGTCCGGTGAGCGCGTCATCGGTCAGGCCGCCAAGCGCCAGGCCGTGACCAACCCCAAGAACACCATTTTCTCCGCCAAGCGTCTGATCGGCCGCAAGTTCTCGGAACTGTCCGAAGCAGACAAGAAGATGCCCTACACCATCGTGGCCGCCGCCAATGGCGATGCCCACATCGAGGTGGAAGTGGCTGGCGAGAAGAAGACCTACTCTCCGCAGGAAATCGCCGCCATGGTGCTCGGCAAGCTGAAGGCCGATGCCGAAGCCAAGCTGGGCGAAACCATCACCGATGCGGTGATCACCGTTCCTGCCTATTTCAATGACTCACAGCGCAATGCCACCAAGGCCGCCGGTGAGATCGCGGGCCTGAATGTCCGCCGCATCATCAACGAGCCGACCGCTGCGGCCCTCGCTTACGGCCTCGACAAGAAGTCGGACGAGAAGATCGCCGTGTATGACCTCGGCGGTGGCACCTTCGATATCTCCGTGCTGGAAATCGGCGACGGCGTCTTCGAAGTGCTCGCGACCGATGGCGACACCCAACTCGGCGGTGACGACTGGGATAACGCGCTGATCGTTTGGATCGTCGGTGAGTTCAAGAAGGACCAAGGCATCGATCTTTCCAGCCAGCCGGACGCGCTCCAGCGCATCAAGGAAGAGGCGGAAAAGGCGAAGATCGCCCTCTCCTCCAGCCAGTCCTACGATATCAGCCTGCCCTTCATCACGGCGGATCAGACCGGTCCGAAGCACATCCAGCTCACGCTCACCCGCGCCAAGCTGGAACAGCTGACCGATTCCCTTTTCGAGCGCACCAAGAAGCCGGTCCGCGATTGCCTCAAGGAAGCCGGTGTCTCCGCCGCAAATGTCGACGAGCTCGTGCTCGTCGGCGGCATGACCCGCATGCCGAAGGTGATTGAAGTGGCGAAGGAACTCGCCGGCAAGGAGCCACACCGCGGCGTGAATCCGGACGAAGTCGTGGCCATCGGTGCCTCGATCCAGGGAGGCGTGCTCAAGGGTGACGTGAAGGATGTGCTCCTGCTCGATGTGACCCCGCTCACGCTCTCGATCGAAACCGAAGGCTCCCGCGCCACGCCGATGATCGAACGCAACACGACGATCCCGGCGAAGAAGTCGCAGGTCTTCTCTACCGCTTCCGACAATCAGCCGGCCGTGGACATCCGCATCAGCCAAGGCGAGCGCCCGATGTTCAACGACAACAAGCTTCTCGGTAACTTCAAGCTCGAGGGCATCGCCCCCGCCCGCCGTGGCGAGCCGCAGATCGAGGTGACCTTCGACATCGATGCGAACGGCATCCTTCACGTCTCCGCGAAGGACAAGCAGTCCGGCAGCGAGAAGAAGATCTCCATCCAAGGTTCCTCCGGTCTCTCGAAGGAAGAGATCGAAAAGGCCAAGCAGGAAGCCGAGTCCCACGCCGAGGAAGACCGCAAGCGCGTGGAAATCGTCGACACCAAGAACAAGGCCGAGAACCTTGTCTTCCAAGTCGAGAAGCAGCTCTCCGAACTGCCTGCCGAAGCCCCTGCCGAACTGAAGTCCGGCATCCAGGCAAAGGTGGACGCCGTGAAGGACGCGATGAAGAACGACGACCTCGACGCGATCAAGAGCAGCACCTCCGCGCTCGAAGCCGCACTGCAGGACCTCTACAACGCCGCACAGCAAGCGCAGGCTTCCATGGGTGGCAATCCGGGTGCCGGCGGTGGAGACGTGGACGTGCAGCCCGGTGACGCCGGCCAGTCCTCCGAGCCACGCCAAGCCAAGGGCAAGGTGGTGGAAGCAGAAGTGGTGGACAAGTAA